A stretch of the Flavobacterium sp. 5 genome encodes the following:
- a CDS encoding LptF/LptG family permease: MLTIIDKYILKRYLATFSVMLLLFAPIGIIIDISEKINKMLANQVPFLKIAIYYYHFTIYFMNNLFPIFLFISVIWFTSKLANDTEIIAILSSGISFTRFMRPYIIGASIVSIIVLLMGFWVIPVSSEGYNNFRYTYLRNDGKQLMQGDNTDVYRQINDHDFIYVNSFNNDSKMAYNFSLERFKKEKLEYKITASRIQWNPKEKNYTLFDYTKRTVGPQNDVIEKAPEKKMKFSFDLQDLAPVVYIAETLSLGDLNAFIDKEKKRGSSNISVYLVVLYKKYSVPVSAFILTIIAVSVSSMKRRGGMGMNLAIGIAVAFSFVFFDKIFGVLAEKSSIPPLVAVWLPNIVFGILAVYLLRNAKR, translated from the coding sequence ATGCTAACAATAATTGACAAATACATTTTAAAAAGATATTTAGCCACATTTTCGGTGATGCTTTTGTTATTTGCTCCTATTGGAATAATTATAGATATATCTGAGAAGATTAATAAAATGCTTGCTAATCAAGTGCCATTTTTAAAAATTGCCATTTATTACTATCATTTTACGATTTACTTTATGAATAATCTCTTTCCGATATTTTTGTTTATATCGGTTATTTGGTTTACTTCCAAGTTGGCGAATGATACTGAGATTATTGCGATTTTAAGTTCTGGTATTTCGTTTACACGATTTATGAGACCTTATATTATAGGAGCTTCTATTGTATCGATTATCGTTTTACTGATGGGATTTTGGGTGATACCTGTTTCCAGTGAGGGTTATAATAATTTTAGGTACACGTATCTCCGGAATGATGGAAAGCAACTCATGCAAGGTGATAATACGGACGTTTACAGGCAAATAAACGATCATGATTTTATCTATGTAAATAGCTTTAATAATGATTCTAAAATGGCTTATAATTTTTCGTTGGAGCGATTCAAAAAGGAAAAGTTAGAATACAAGATTACTGCCAGCAGAATTCAATGGAATCCAAAAGAGAAGAATTATACATTGTTTGATTATACCAAAAGAACTGTTGGACCTCAAAATGATGTGATTGAAAAAGCACCCGAAAAGAAGATGAAATTTAGTTTTGATCTTCAGGATTTGGCACCTGTAGTTTATATTGCAGAGACTTTGAGTCTTGGTGATTTAAATGCTTTTATTGATAAAGAAAAGAAGAGAGGATCATCTAATATTAGTGTTTATTTGGTGGTTTTGTATAAAAAATACAGTGTTCCGGTTTCGGCATTTATATTAACTATTATAGCAGTTTCAGTATCTTCAATGAAACGAAGAGGAGGAATGGGGATGAATCTGGCTATTGGTATTGCAGTAGCGTTCTCGTTTGTCTTTTTTGATAAAATATTCGGAGTATTGGCCGAAAAATCAAGTATTCCACCTCTTGTGGCGGTTTGGTTACCCAATATAGTTTTTGGAATATTAGCTGTTTATTTACTACGAAATGCAAAACGATAA
- a CDS encoding DMT family transporter has protein sequence MQNDNLKSYLSLHLIVFIWGFTAILGALITIQSEFLVWYRMFFAAIFLAVFVKAKGKSFKVTSKVLARFTFVGLLIALHWIFFFEAIKVSTVSITLSVFSLGAFFASLLEPLFYGRKVLWYEVFFGLIIIAGLGLIMQVEINYWHGMILALIAIILGVLFTLMNGKLIADHDPSVISFYEFLAGVIFISIYFLFQGSFTADFFKMSVNNWILILILASICTAYAFTASVKVMRQLSPYTVMLTTNLEPVYGIVLAYFIIGGKEKMSTEFYIGAVVIVITVLLNGIIKHYRKED, from the coding sequence ATGCAAAACGATAATTTAAAAAGTTACCTTAGTCTACATCTAATTGTTTTTATTTGGGGTTTTACAGCAATTTTAGGAGCATTAATAACGATTCAATCCGAATTTTTAGTTTGGTACAGAATGTTTTTTGCTGCTATTTTTTTAGCCGTTTTTGTTAAGGCAAAAGGGAAGTCATTTAAAGTTACTTCCAAAGTTTTAGCTAGATTTACATTTGTAGGGCTTTTAATCGCACTGCATTGGATTTTCTTTTTTGAAGCAATAAAAGTATCTACCGTTTCTATCACTTTATCGGTTTTTTCATTAGGTGCTTTCTTTGCATCATTACTAGAGCCCTTATTTTATGGCAGAAAAGTGCTTTGGTATGAAGTTTTTTTTGGTTTGATAATTATTGCTGGCTTAGGCTTGATTATGCAGGTAGAGATTAACTATTGGCATGGAATGATATTGGCTTTAATTGCTATTATATTAGGTGTATTGTTTACTTTAATGAATGGAAAATTAATTGCAGATCATGATCCTTCTGTAATTTCATTTTACGAGTTTTTGGCTGGTGTTATTTTTATCTCGATTTATTTTTTATTTCAAGGTTCATTCACTGCAGATTTTTTTAAGATGTCTGTAAATAATTGGATTTTGATTTTAATTTTAGCCTCGATTTGTACCGCCTATGCCTTTACAGCTTCGGTAAAAGTAATGCGACAATTATCGCCGTATACAGTTATGTTAACCACTAATTTAGAGCCAGTTTACGGAATTGTGCTAGCTTATTTTATCATTGGTGGAAAAGAAAAAATGAGTACAGAATTTTATATAGGTGCCGTTGTAATTGTAATTACGGTACTATTGAATGGTATTATAAAACATTATAGAAAAGAAGATTAA
- a CDS encoding acetyl-CoA carboxylase carboxyltransferase subunit alpha codes for MEYLDFELPIKELEEQLDKCVIIGLESDVDVTNTCKQINKKLEETKKHIYKNLTAWQRVQLSRHPNRPYTLDHIKGLCGDTFLELHGDRGFKDDKAMIGGLGKIGGQSFMIIGQQKGTNTKTRQYRNFGMANPEGYRKALRLMKMAEKFGIPVVTLVDTPGAYPGLEAEERGQGEAIARNIFEMVLLKVPVITIIVGEGASGGALGIGVGDRVYMLENTWYSVISPESCSSILWKSWDYKEQAAEALKLTSADMKKQKLVDDIIPEPLGGAHYDRETTFTTVEQYILKGYNELKDLSTEDLIAQRMEKYCKMGEFKE; via the coding sequence ATGGAATATTTAGATTTTGAGCTTCCTATAAAAGAACTTGAAGAACAATTAGATAAATGTGTTATTATCGGTTTAGAGTCGGATGTTGATGTTACAAATACCTGTAAACAAATCAACAAGAAATTAGAGGAAACCAAAAAACATATTTATAAAAACTTAACAGCTTGGCAACGTGTACAATTGTCAAGACATCCAAATAGACCTTATACTTTAGATCATATTAAAGGGCTTTGTGGAGACACTTTCTTAGAACTTCATGGAGACAGAGGTTTTAAAGATGATAAAGCTATGATTGGTGGTTTAGGTAAAATAGGTGGGCAATCGTTTATGATTATTGGTCAACAAAAAGGGACTAATACTAAGACACGTCAATATAGAAATTTCGGGATGGCTAATCCTGAAGGGTATAGAAAAGCTTTGCGTTTGATGAAAATGGCCGAGAAATTTGGAATCCCAGTAGTTACCTTAGTGGATACTCCGGGTGCTTATCCAGGTTTGGAAGCTGAAGAACGCGGACAAGGAGAAGCTATTGCAAGAAATATTTTTGAAATGGTACTTTTAAAAGTTCCAGTTATAACTATTATTGTAGGAGAAGGTGCTTCTGGAGGTGCATTAGGAATTGGTGTTGGAGACCGCGTGTATATGTTAGAAAACACTTGGTATTCTGTAATTTCACCAGAATCTTGTTCATCTATTTTATGGAAAAGTTGGGACTACAAAGAACAAGCTGCCGAAGCCTTAAAGTTGACATCAGCCGATATGAAAAAACAAAAATTAGTCGACGATATTATTCCAGAACCTTTAGGCGGTGCTCACTATGATAGAGAAACTACTTTTACTACAGTAGAGCAATACATCTTAAAGGGGTACAACGAACTAAAAGACTTATCAACAGAAGATTTAATCGCTCAGAGAATGGAGAAATACTGTAAAATGGGAGAGTTTAAAGAATAA
- the dnaB gene encoding replicative DNA helicase, with the protein MENFKNVSPFKVDKTTIINLEKGKLPPQALDLEEAVLGAMMIDKKGVDDVIDILQADAFYKDSHKYIFEAIVQLFNDTQPIDLLTVSAQLRKNAKLDLAGGDFYLIQLTQKISSSAHIEFHSRIILQKFIQRSLIRISSEIIEASYDETADVFDLLDSAESKLYEVTQGNIKRSSETAQSLVLQAKKRIEEIAGQEGLSGVATGFDKLDKLTSGWQPSDLIIIAARPAMGKTAFILSMARNIAIDFGHPVALFSLEMASVQLITRLISSETGLSSEKLRTGKLEKHEWEQLSTKVKNLEKAPLFIDDTPSLSIFDLRAKARRLVSQHGIKIIIIDYLQLMTAGGNGKGGGNREQEISTISRNLKALAKELNVPVIALSQLSRAVETRGSSKRPLLSDLRESGAIEQDADIVSFLYRPEYYKIDEWDDEEASPTAGQAEIMIAKHRNGGIENVRLKFIGHLGRFDNLEDYGGGYDDLPSSMNHDESSFITKNLPSANDAFGSNFNNDDDDDGDVPF; encoded by the coding sequence ATGGAAAATTTCAAAAATGTAAGTCCATTTAAAGTGGACAAAACAACTATAATAAACCTTGAAAAAGGAAAATTACCTCCGCAGGCATTGGATTTGGAAGAAGCTGTGCTTGGGGCAATGATGATTGATAAAAAAGGAGTAGATGACGTAATTGACATACTGCAAGCAGATGCATTTTATAAAGACTCTCACAAATATATTTTTGAAGCCATTGTTCAATTATTTAATGATACGCAGCCAATCGATTTATTGACCGTTTCCGCTCAACTTCGAAAAAATGCCAAATTAGATCTTGCAGGTGGTGATTTTTATCTTATTCAGCTAACGCAAAAGATTTCATCATCAGCACATATTGAATTTCACTCTAGAATTATTCTTCAAAAGTTTATCCAGCGAAGCTTGATCAGAATTTCATCTGAGATTATCGAAGCCTCTTATGATGAAACTGCGGATGTATTTGATTTATTGGATTCAGCTGAATCTAAACTTTACGAAGTTACACAAGGAAATATTAAGCGTAGTTCTGAAACTGCCCAAAGTTTAGTACTGCAAGCAAAAAAGCGTATTGAAGAAATTGCAGGTCAGGAAGGACTTAGTGGTGTAGCAACAGGTTTTGATAAATTAGATAAGCTAACTTCAGGTTGGCAGCCAAGTGATTTAATTATTATTGCAGCAAGACCTGCGATGGGAAAAACAGCCTTTATTTTATCTATGGCCAGAAATATTGCGATAGATTTTGGGCATCCTGTGGCTTTGTTTTCGTTAGAGATGGCATCGGTACAGTTAATAACCAGGTTAATCTCTTCGGAAACAGGATTGTCTTCAGAGAAATTACGTACTGGTAAATTAGAAAAACATGAATGGGAACAGCTTAGTACCAAAGTAAAGAATTTAGAAAAAGCACCTCTTTTTATAGATGATACTCCATCGCTGTCTATCTTTGACTTAAGAGCTAAAGCCAGACGGTTGGTATCACAACATGGTATAAAAATTATTATTATCGATTATTTGCAGTTGATGACCGCTGGAGGTAATGGTAAAGGAGGAGGGAATCGTGAGCAGGAGATTTCTACAATCTCCCGAAATCTAAAAGCATTGGCTAAGGAATTAAATGTTCCTGTAATTGCATTGTCACAGTTATCTCGTGCGGTTGAAACGCGTGGATCGAGTAAAAGACCTTTACTTTCGGATCTTCGTGAATCTGGAGCGATTGAGCAGGATGCAGATATCGTTTCGTTTTTATATCGTCCTGAATATTATAAAATTGATGAGTGGGATGATGAAGAAGCATCTCCAACGGCTGGACAAGCTGAAATCATGATTGCTAAACACAGAAATGGTGGTATCGAAAACGTTCGTTTAAAGTTTATTGGACATCTAGGACGTTTTGATAATTTAGAAGATTATGGTGGAGGCTATGATGATTTACCTTCTAGTATGAATCATGATGAAAGTTCATTTATTACTAAAAACCTTCCTTCGGCAAATGATGCTTTTGGAAGTAATTTTAATAATGACGACGATGATGATGGTGATGTACCGTTTTAA
- a CDS encoding outer membrane beta-barrel protein: protein MKHNIKNIIGLAIVLISQGMTAQFYVGVQTGVGNIQSDVEGTVARHRLGGAVKAGYIYSLTNHIGIGSGLEFSQYKQEVFLNNSSSTLSNYEIDPSGSAFIYNVTTSNYKEKQTLHAIQIPLFLQYKTNINKGIDFNFRAGAKYFLPVNYKIEATADYVNGTGYYPDANLIIDDLPEYGFGGQSNYSESGEYNTKGVIMSSFELGFTFDMGTNNSLYAALFLENGYGSILDQDSNESYIGYNPASVSDRKANGLYSTNKNAEIRPVAFGATLGWNF, encoded by the coding sequence ATGAAACATAATATAAAAAATATAATAGGTCTCGCCATAGTTTTAATTTCTCAAGGGATGACTGCTCAATTCTATGTAGGAGTTCAAACAGGAGTAGGAAACATTCAAAGTGATGTTGAGGGTACAGTTGCGAGGCATAGACTTGGTGGAGCGGTAAAAGCGGGTTATATTTATTCTTTAACAAATCATATAGGAATTGGATCCGGATTAGAATTTTCTCAATACAAACAAGAAGTATTTTTGAATAATTCATCCTCAACTCTTTCAAACTATGAGATTGACCCTTCAGGTTCTGCATTCATATATAATGTTACTACAAGTAATTATAAAGAAAAACAAACTCTGCATGCTATTCAAATTCCACTTTTTTTGCAGTACAAAACCAATATTAATAAAGGAATTGATTTTAATTTTAGAGCAGGAGCTAAATACTTTTTGCCGGTAAATTATAAAATAGAAGCTACTGCAGATTATGTTAATGGGACTGGCTATTATCCAGATGCTAATTTAATTATTGATGATTTACCAGAATATGGCTTTGGTGGGCAAAGCAATTATTCAGAATCAGGAGAGTACAATACAAAGGGAGTGATAATGAGTTCTTTTGAGTTAGGATTTACATTTGATATGGGAACAAATAATTCTTTATATGCGGCACTGTTTCTTGAAAATGGATATGGTTCTATACTTGATCAAGATAGTAATGAATCTTATATCGGTTATAACCCTGCCTCGGTTTCAGATAGAAAAGCTAATGGTTTGTATAGTACCAATAAAAATGCAGAAATCCGACCTGTAGCATTTGGTGCAACATTAGGTTGGAATTTTTAA